The following coding sequences lie in one Oncorhynchus nerka isolate Pitt River linkage group LG14, Oner_Uvic_2.0, whole genome shotgun sequence genomic window:
- the LOC115141648 gene encoding gap junction delta-2 protein-like: MGEWTILERLLEAAVQQHSTMIGRILLTVVVIFRILIVAIVGETVYEDEQTMFICNTLQPGCNQACYDKAFPISHIRYWVFQIILVCTPSLCFITYSVHQSAKQRDRRYSFLYPLLERSDYGQSGTRKLRNINGILVHHGDGGGKDEHDCMEVKEIPNVPRGLMHGKKSKQRQQEGISRFYIIQVVFRNALEIGFLVGQYFLYGFSVPGIFECDRYPCVKEVECYVSRPTEKTVFLVFMFAVSGICVLLNLAELNHLGWKKIKAAIRGVQARRKSICEIRKKDMTHMSQPPNMGRTQSSESAYV; encoded by the coding sequence GATTCTTCTGACCGTGGTGGTGATCTTTCGGATCCTGATCGTGGCCATCGTTGGCGAGACGGTGTACGAGGACGAGCagaccatgttcatctgtaacACCCTGCAGCCGGGCTGCAACCAGGCCTGCTACGACAAGGCCTTCCCCATCTCCCACATCCGCTACTGGGTCTTCCAGATCATTCTGGTGTGTACGCCCAGCCTGTGCTTCATCACCTACTCTGTGCACCAGTCGGCCAAGCAGCGTGACAGACGCTACTCCTTCCTCTACCCGCTGTTGGAGCGTTCGGATTACGGGCAAAGCGGCACCAGGAAGCTTCGTAACATCAACGGCATCCTGGTGCACCACGGCGACGGTGGCGGGAAGGACGAGCATGACTGCATGGAGGTCAAGGAGATCCCCAATGTGCCGCGGGGGCTCATGCATGGCAAGAAGTCCAAGCAGCGCCAGCAGGAGGGCATCTCGCGCTTCTACATTATCCAGGTGGTGTTCCGTAACGCACTGGAGATCGGCTTTCTGGTGGGACAGTACTTCCTATACGGCTTCAGCGTGCCGGGCATCTTCGAGTGCGACCGCTACCCCTGCGTGAAGGAGGTGGAGTGCTACGTGTCGCGGCCCACCGAGAAGACGGTCTTCCTGGTCTTCATGTTCGCCGTGAGCGGCATCTGCGTGCTGCTCAACCTGGCAGAGCTCAACCACCTGGGCTGGAAGAAGATCAAGGCAGCCATCCGGGGCGTGCAGGCCCGCCGCAAGTCCATCTGCGAGATCCGCAAGAAGGACATGACCCACATGTCGCAGCCCCCCAACATGGGCAGGACCCAGTCCAGCGAATCCGCCTACGTCTGA